Proteins encoded within one genomic window of Burkholderiaceae bacterium:
- a CDS encoding ABC transporter, substrate-binding protein (cluster 4, leucine/isoleucine/valine/benzoate) has translation MKTSLLVGLFAAAAISMPAFAASPEPVVIGASIAQTGPASSLGAGEVKAINLLVNETNAKGGVAGHPLKVVILDSASDPQKSVLNVRKLVTEDNAVGVICCTTSPESMAILDTVQRAKVPNISLAASAAVVEPVAERHWIFKTPPLDATMVGAEVKDMQKQGLTSVGFLGFSDAYGQGGLNEFKKAAEPAGVKLVATEQFARTDTNLSSQATKLVAANPQAILIWAIPPGANVAQKALQSAGYKGVIYQSYGVTNETFLRLGGASLNGTRVSVLPVIVHDKLPASLPFKSVVEQFVKDYRAANGGETPSSFAGHAYDAVKIFVAVADKVLSAGKVKLSDTDAFRVALRDGIEHVDNFQAVDGTYNFSKDDHGGLGPSSAIMVTIENGGYQVIH, from the coding sequence ATGAAAACATCTCTTCTCGTCGGTTTGTTCGCTGCGGCGGCCATCTCGATGCCTGCGTTTGCAGCGTCACCGGAACCCGTCGTCATCGGCGCGTCCATCGCCCAGACCGGCCCTGCATCGTCGCTGGGCGCGGGTGAGGTCAAGGCGATCAACCTGCTCGTGAACGAAACCAACGCCAAGGGCGGCGTCGCCGGCCATCCGCTGAAGGTTGTCATCCTCGACAGCGCCAGCGACCCGCAGAAGAGCGTCCTGAACGTGCGCAAGCTGGTCACCGAGGACAACGCGGTCGGCGTTATCTGCTGCACCACCTCGCCCGAATCGATGGCGATCCTCGACACCGTGCAGCGCGCCAAGGTTCCGAACATCTCCCTTGCCGCTTCGGCAGCCGTCGTGGAACCGGTCGCCGAGCGGCACTGGATCTTCAAGACGCCGCCGCTGGATGCGACGATGGTTGGCGCTGAAGTCAAGGACATGCAAAAGCAGGGTCTCACCAGCGTCGGCTTCCTCGGCTTTTCCGACGCCTACGGCCAGGGCGGCCTGAACGAGTTCAAGAAGGCCGCCGAGCCGGCGGGCGTCAAGCTCGTCGCCACCGAACAGTTCGCGCGCACCGACACCAACCTGAGTTCGCAGGCGACCAAGCTGGTCGCGGCGAATCCGCAGGCGATCCTGATCTGGGCGATCCCGCCGGGTGCGAATGTCGCGCAGAAAGCCTTGCAATCGGCAGGCTACAAGGGCGTCATCTATCAGAGCTACGGCGTCACGAACGAAACCTTTCTACGCCTGGGCGGCGCCAGCCTGAACGGCACCCGCGTCTCGGTGCTGCCGGTTATCGTCCATGACAAGCTGCCGGCGTCGCTGCCGTTCAAGTCCGTCGTAGAGCAATTCGTCAAGGATTACCGCGCCGCGAACGGCGGCGAAACCCCGAGCTCGTTCGCCGGGCATGCGTACGACGCGGTCAAGATCTTCGTGGCGGTCGCGGACAAGGTGCTTTCCGCCGGCAAGGTCAAGCTCTCCGACACCGATGCGTTCCGAGTGGCGCTGCGCGACGGCATCGAACACGTGGACAACTTCCAGGCGGTGGACGGCACCTACAACTTTTCCAAGGACGACCATGGTGGGTTGGGGCCCAGTTCGGCGATCATGGTGACGATCGAGAACGGCGGCTACCAAGTGATCCACTGA